A window from Mytilus galloprovincialis chromosome 8, xbMytGall1.hap1.1, whole genome shotgun sequence encodes these proteins:
- the LOC143043663 gene encoding uncharacterized protein LOC143043663 isoform X1: protein MAQSALKSCNICMSGPGHNYCEQCHQWMCENCKTLHLRSNTCRNHAFLNEEQTSKNETSNPSTKTVFRYQCDHCWNERLSENNPTSWPIHGRFFICKNCRFLRWFFLKE from the exons ATGGCACAATCTGCTTTGAAGTCATGTAATATATGCATGAGTGGACCAGGGCATAACTATTGTGAACAATGTCACCAATGGAtgtgtgaaaattgtaaaactttACATTTACGGTCAAACACATGTAGAAATCATGCCTTCCTGAATGAAGAGCAGACGTCAAAGAATGAGACCAG TAACCCATCAACAAAGACAGTGTTCAGATACCAATGTGACCATTGTTG GAATGAAAGACTTTCTGA aaacaacCCTACAAG TTGGCCAATACATGGACGATTTTT CATCTGCAAAAACTGTCG gTTTCTTAGGTGGTTTTTCCTCAAAGAATAG
- the LOC143043663 gene encoding uncharacterized protein LOC143043663 isoform X2, with amino-acid sequence MAQSALKSCNICMSGPGHNYCEQCHQWMCENCKTLHLRSNTCRNHAFLNEEQTSKNETSNPSTKTVFRYQCDHCWNERLSDWPIHGRFFICKNCRFLRWFFLKE; translated from the exons ATGGCACAATCTGCTTTGAAGTCATGTAATATATGCATGAGTGGACCAGGGCATAACTATTGTGAACAATGTCACCAATGGAtgtgtgaaaattgtaaaactttACATTTACGGTCAAACACATGTAGAAATCATGCCTTCCTGAATGAAGAGCAGACGTCAAAGAATGAGACCAG TAACCCATCAACAAAGACAGTGTTCAGATACCAATGTGACCATTGTTG GAATGAAAGACTTTCTGA TTGGCCAATACATGGACGATTTTT CATCTGCAAAAACTGTCG gTTTCTTAGGTGGTTTTTCCTCAAAGAATAG